In a genomic window of Papio anubis isolate 15944 unplaced genomic scaffold, Panubis1.0 scaffold118, whole genome shotgun sequence:
- the ARL4D gene encoding ADP-ribosylation factor-like protein 4D has product MGNHLTEMAPTASSFLPHFQALHVVVIGLDSAGKTSLLYRLKFKEFVQSVPTKGFNTEKIRVPLAGSRGITFQVWDVGGQEKLRPLWRSYTRRTDGLVFVVDAAEAERLEEAKVELHRISRASDNQGVPVLVLANKQDQPGALSAAEVEKRLAVRELAAATLTHVQGCSAVDGLGLQQGLERLYEMILKRKKAARGGKKRR; this is encoded by the coding sequence ATGGGGAACCACTTGACTGAGATGGCGCCCACTGCCTCCTCCTTCTTGCCCCACTTCCAAGCCCTGCATGTCGTGGTCATTGGGCTGGACTCTGCTGGAAAGACCTCCCTCCTTTACCGCCTCAAGTTCAAGGAGTTTGTCCAGAGTGTCCCCACCAAAGGCTTCAACACCGAGAAGATCCGGGTGCCCCTCGCGGGATCGCGCGGCATCACCTTCCAAGTGTGGGACGTCGGGGGGCAGGAGAAGCTGCGACCACTGTGGCGCTCTTACACCCGCCGGACAGACGGGCTGGTGTTTGTGGTGGACGCTGCGGAGGCCGAGCGGctggaggaggccaaggtggagttGCACCGAATCAGCCGGGCCTCCGACAACCAGGGCGTGCCAGTGCTGGTGCTGGCCAACAAGCAGGACCAGCCCGGGGCACTGAGCGCTGCTGAGGTGGAGAAGAGGCTGGCAGTCCGAGAGCTCGCAGCCGCCACTCTCACTCATGTGCAAGGCTGCAGCGCTGTGGACGGTCTGGGTCTGCAGCAGGGCCTGGAGCGCCTCTATGAGATGATTCTCAAGAGGAAGAAGGCAGCTCGGGGTGGCAAGAAGAGACGGTGA